A DNA window from Lagenorhynchus albirostris chromosome 5, mLagAlb1.1, whole genome shotgun sequence contains the following coding sequences:
- the CPOX gene encoding oxygen-dependent coproporphyrinogen-III oxidase, mitochondrial, with amino-acid sequence MAMHLGKLSAGSCWLAARGGCGELRSWSLRCAAGRFCRPPGTACPEQSRRLGYGPTAGGGPRLGTGLAAGLAAGLAGLAGLAAAAFGHVERAEMASKSSGAPSPSPGRPEEEDDELARRCSCFMASPVTDLHELRRRPGDMKTKMELLILETQAQVCQALAQVDGGARFSVDRWERKEGGGGISCVLQDGHVFEKAGVSISVVHGNLSEEAAKQMRSRGKKLKTKDGKLPFSAMGVSSVIHPKNPHAPTIHFNYRYFEVEEADGNKQWWFGGGCDLTPTYLNQEDAVHFHRTLKKACDQHGPDLYPKFKKWCDDYFFIAHRGERRGIGGIFFDDLDSPSKEEVFCFVQSCAQAVIPSYIPLVKKHCDDSFTPREKLWQQLRRGRYVEFNLLYDRGTKFGLFTPGSRIESILMSLPLTARWEYMHSPLENSKEAEILDVLRHPRDWVH; translated from the exons ATGGCCATGCACCTGGGCAAGCTGAGCGCGGGCTCCTGCTGGCTCGCGGCGCGGGGCGGCTGCGGGGAGCTGCGCTCTTGGTCCCTGCGCTGCGCGGCCGGACGCTTCTGCCGCCCCCCTGGCACGGCTTGCCCCGAGCAGAGCCGCAGGCTAGGGTACGGCCCTACTGCGGGAGGCGGCCCCCGGCTGGGGACCGGGCTGGCCGCGGGGCTGGCCGCGGGGCTGGCCGGGCTGGCCGGGCTGGCCGCCGCCGCCTTCGGGCACGTGGAGCGGGCGGAGATGGCGAGCAAGAGCTCGGGGGCGCCGAGCCCCTCGCCGGGGAGGCCGGAAGAGGAGGACGACGAGCTGGCCCGCCGCTGCAGCTGCTTCATGGCCTCGCCTGTGACCGACCTGCACGAGCTGCGGAGGAGGCCGGGCGACATGAAGACCAAGATGGAGCTGCTGATCCTGGAGACCCAGGCCCAGGTGTGCCAGGCTCTGGCACAGGTGGACGGCGGCGCCCGCTTCTCTGTGGACcggtgggagaggaaggaag GAGGTGGTGGCATCAGCTGTGTACTTCAAGATGGGCATGTTTTTGAAAAGGCCGGGGTGAGCATTTCTGTCGTTCATGGAAATCTTTCTGAGGAAGCAGCAAAACAGAtgagaagcagaggaaaaaagcTAAAGACGAAAGATG GTAAATTGCCGTTTTCTGCTATGGGCGTGAGCTCTGTTATCCACCCCAAGAATCCTCATGCTCCCACTATCCATTTCAACTACAGATACTTTGAAGTAGAAGAAGCCGACG GTAACAAGCAGTGGTGGTTTGGTGGTGGATGTGACCTTACCCCAACATACTTGAACCAAGAGGATGCAGTGCATTTTCACAGGACTCTAAAGAAGGCTTGTGACCAGCATGGTCCAGATCTCTaccccaaatttaaaaaatg GTGTGACGATTACTTTTTTATAGCCCATCgtggggagcggaggggcatcgggggtatcttttttgatgaccttgactcTCCATCCAAGGAGGAGGTCTTTTGCTTTGTGCAGAGCTGTGCCCAGGCCGTCATTCCTTCTTATATCCCCCTTGTGAAAAAGCACTGTGATGACTCCTTCACCCCCCGGGAGAAGTTGTGGCAGCAGCTCCGGAGAGGACG GTATGTAGAATTTAACCTGCTGTATGATCGGGGTACAAAGTTTGGCCTCTTCACTCCAGGATCCAGGATCGAAAGCATCTTGATGTCTTTACCTCTCACCGCCCG ATGGGAGTACATGCATTCACCCTTAGAGAACTCCAAAGAAGCTGAAATTCTGGACGTTTTGCGCCATCCGAGGGACTGGGTGCATTGA